The proteins below come from a single Eptesicus fuscus isolate TK198812 chromosome 5, DD_ASM_mEF_20220401, whole genome shotgun sequence genomic window:
- the CD276 gene encoding CD276 antigen isoform X2, whose translation MGGPGAGVHVAAALGVLWFFFTGAVEVQVPEDPVVALLGTDATLRCSFSSEPGFSLEQLNLIWQLTDTKQLVHSFTQGQDQGSAYANRTALFPDLLAQGNASLRLQGVRVADEGSFTCFVSIRDFGSAAVSLKVAAPYSKPSMTLEPNKDLQPGDIVTITCSSYQGYPEAEVFWQDGQGVPLTGNVTTSQMANEQGLFDVRSVLRVVLGANGTYNCLVRNPVLQQDTHGSVTITGQPMTFPPEALWVTVGLSVCLVALLVALAFVCWRKIKQSCEEENAGAEDQDGDGEGSKTVLRPLKHSENKEGDGPEIA comes from the exons ATGGGCGGCCCTGGCGCAGGTGTGCACGTGGCCGCGGCCCTGGGAGTGCTGTGGTTCTTCTTCACAG GCGCAGTAGAGGTCCAGGTCCCTGAAGACCCTGTGGTGGCCCTGCTGGGCACCGATGCTACCCTGCGATGCTCCTTCTCATCGGAGCCCGGCTTCAGCCTGGAGCAGCTCAACCTCATCTGGCAGCTGACAGACACCAAGCAGCTGGTGCACAGCTTCACCCAGGGCCAGGACCAGGGCAGCGCCTATGCCAACCGCACCGCACTCTTCCCTGACCTACTGGCTCAGGGCAACGCGTCCCTGAGGCTCCAGGGTGTTCGAGTGGCTGATGAGGGCAGCTTTACCTGCTTCGTGAGCATCCGTGACTTTGGCAGCGCTGCAGTCAGCCTGAAGGTGGCAG ccccctacTCAAAGCCCAGCATGACCCTGGAGCCCAACAAGGACCTGCAGCCTGGGGATATAGTGACCATCACATGCTCCAGCTACCAGGGCTACCCTGAGGCTGAGGTGTTCTGGCAGGACGGGCAGGGTGTGCCTTTGACGGGCAATGTGACCACATCGCAGATGGCCAATGAACAGGGTTTGTTTGACGTGCGCAGTGTTCTGAGAGTGGTGCTGGGTGCTAATGGCACCTACAACTGCCTGGTGCGCAACCCCGTACTGCAGCAGGACACTCACGGCTCCGTCACCATCACAG GACAGCCCATGACATTCCCCCCTGAGGCCCTGTGGGTGACCGTGGGACTCTCTGTCTGTCTTGTTGCACTGCTGGTGGCCCTGGCCTTCGTGTGCTGGAGAAAGATCAAACAGAGCTGTGAAGAGGAGAATGCAG GAGCTGAGGACCAGGATGGGGATGGAGAAGGATCTAAGACTG TCCTGAGGCCTCTAAAGCACTCTGAAAACAAAGAAG GTGATGGACCAGAAATAGCCTGA
- the CD276 gene encoding CD276 antigen isoform X1 — translation MKQSRTISFPQFQNLWWLPAAFKAGEAFRHREPSCQLPQRKMGGPGAGVHVAAALGVLWFFFTGAVEVQVPEDPVVALLGTDATLRCSFSSEPGFSLEQLNLIWQLTDTKQLVHSFTQGQDQGSAYANRTALFPDLLAQGNASLRLQGVRVADEGSFTCFVSIRDFGSAAVSLKVAAPYSKPSMTLEPNKDLQPGDIVTITCSSYQGYPEAEVFWQDGQGVPLTGNVTTSQMANEQGLFDVRSVLRVVLGANGTYNCLVRNPVLQQDTHGSVTITGQPMTFPPEALWVTVGLSVCLVALLVALAFVCWRKIKQSCEEENAGAEDQDGDGEGSKTVLRPLKHSENKEGDGPEIA, via the exons ATGAAGCAAAGTAGGACCATATCCTTTCCTCAATTCCAGAATCTTTGGTGGCTCCCAGCTGCCTTCAAG GCAGGGGAAGCCTTCCGCCACCGAGAGCCCAGCTGTCAGCTGCCTCAGAGGAAGATGGGCGGCCCTGGCGCAGGTGTGCACGTGGCCGCGGCCCTGGGAGTGCTGTGGTTCTTCTTCACAG GCGCAGTAGAGGTCCAGGTCCCTGAAGACCCTGTGGTGGCCCTGCTGGGCACCGATGCTACCCTGCGATGCTCCTTCTCATCGGAGCCCGGCTTCAGCCTGGAGCAGCTCAACCTCATCTGGCAGCTGACAGACACCAAGCAGCTGGTGCACAGCTTCACCCAGGGCCAGGACCAGGGCAGCGCCTATGCCAACCGCACCGCACTCTTCCCTGACCTACTGGCTCAGGGCAACGCGTCCCTGAGGCTCCAGGGTGTTCGAGTGGCTGATGAGGGCAGCTTTACCTGCTTCGTGAGCATCCGTGACTTTGGCAGCGCTGCAGTCAGCCTGAAGGTGGCAG ccccctacTCAAAGCCCAGCATGACCCTGGAGCCCAACAAGGACCTGCAGCCTGGGGATATAGTGACCATCACATGCTCCAGCTACCAGGGCTACCCTGAGGCTGAGGTGTTCTGGCAGGACGGGCAGGGTGTGCCTTTGACGGGCAATGTGACCACATCGCAGATGGCCAATGAACAGGGTTTGTTTGACGTGCGCAGTGTTCTGAGAGTGGTGCTGGGTGCTAATGGCACCTACAACTGCCTGGTGCGCAACCCCGTACTGCAGCAGGACACTCACGGCTCCGTCACCATCACAG GACAGCCCATGACATTCCCCCCTGAGGCCCTGTGGGTGACCGTGGGACTCTCTGTCTGTCTTGTTGCACTGCTGGTGGCCCTGGCCTTCGTGTGCTGGAGAAAGATCAAACAGAGCTGTGAAGAGGAGAATGCAG GAGCTGAGGACCAGGATGGGGATGGAGAAGGATCTAAGACTG TCCTGAGGCCTCTAAAGCACTCTGAAAACAAAGAAG GTGATGGACCAGAAATAGCCTGA